From one Doryrhamphus excisus isolate RoL2022-K1 chromosome 9, RoL_Dexc_1.0, whole genome shotgun sequence genomic stretch:
- the casp10 gene encoding caspase-8 isoform X7, producing the protein MDFQKLLLQAEKGLKEEDVQALAFLCRELLSYHSASVNSAKELFTNLQLQGYLSAEKPHLLTELLLLIQQRSLIRDLNLQSSLPTNLISPFRKMLYNLSVDIEARDLRNMKFLLYRSLPRMNLDKMSTLEVFLELEKMDKLSANNLTELENLIKTVCPMLKETIKKYQESQVNYLCSVPEVAGPPLDRPWPVEQNQSSVNSNNTSIDHAGEERGEGNYEDLPCRLRALTTQGSEVQPTSGETTSVKTDPQASLNTSDEGDIETYSMDAEKRGFCLIINNYDFTNGPKFLKQREGTNIDESCLEKVFQWLGFEVLIEHDCSADRMLSLIQGLSKMDHSKMDCLVCCVLSHGLDRAVYGVDGSTVTLDELKKPLNASRCSALAGKPKLFFIQACQGTEEQTPVCVQNDGPINGGLMRGARKMKQSIPSDADFLLALASVPLSVSFRDKERGTWFIQSLCQNLIKMVPRKCDLVSILTKVNADVSQKTDHTGTKKQMPQPAFSLRKKVIFPVPQHDPPKLPNV; encoded by the exons ATGGATTTCCAGAAGCTGCTTCTCCAGGCAGAAAAAGGCCTAAAGGAGGAGGATGTACAAGCGTTGGCGTTTCTTTGCCGTGAACTGCTCTCGTACCACTCAGCCTCAGTGAATTCGGCCAAAGAACTTTTCACCAACCTGCAGCTCCAAGGCTACCTGTCAGCTGAGAAACCTCACCTGCTCACtgagctcctcctcctcattcaACAACGCAGTCTTATCCGCGACTTGAACCTCCAATCATCTCTGCCCACTAACCTCATCTCTCCTTTCAG GAAGATGTTATACAACCTTTCAGTGGATATTGAAGCCAGGGATTTGAGAAATATGAAATTCTTGCTGTACCGAAGTCTTCCACGCATGAATCTGGACAAAATG TCAACACTGGAGGTCTTCTTGGAATTGGAGAAGATGGACAAACTGAGCGCAAACAACCTGACGGAACTGGAAAACCTCATTAAGACTGTCTGCCCAATGTTGAAAGAAACAATCAAAAAGTATCAAGAATCTCaag TGAATTACCTCTGCTCTGTACCTGAGGTGGCGGGTCCACCACTAGACCGGCCATGGCCTGTTGAACAAAACCAG TCGTCCGTGAACTCCAACAACACTTCAATAG accATGCAGGTGAGGAACGCGGTGAAGGCAACTATGAGGACCTGCCATGTAGACTGAGAGCACTGACGACTCAAGG TAGTGAAGTTCAGCCCACAAGCGGCGAGACCACCTCTGTAAAGACTGACCCGCAAGCTTCACTAAACACAAGTGACGAG GGTGATATCGAAACATATTCCATGGATGCAGAAAAGCGTGGATTCTGCCTCATCATCAACAACTACGACTTCACCAATGGCCCAAAGTTCCTCAAGCAGCGGGAGGGGACCAATATTGATGAAT CTTGTTTAGAGAAGGTgttccagtggctgggctttgAGGTTCTGATAGAGCATGACTGCAGCGCGGACAGGATGCTATCTCTCATTCAGGGCCTGAGCAAAATGGACCACAGTAAGATGGACTGCCTGGTGTGCTGCGTCCTCAGCCACGGCCTGGATAGAGCCGTGTACGGCGTGGATGGAAGCACCGTCACACTTGATGAGCTGAAGAAGCCCTTGAACGCGTCTCGGTGCAGTGCCTTAGCAGGAAAGCCCAAACTGTTTTTCATCCAGGCATGCCAGGGCACCGAGGAACAGACCCCCGTTTGTGTGCAGAATGACGGCCCTATAAACGGGGGCCTAATGCGTGGTGCTAGAAAGATGAAACAATCCATCCCGTCTGATGCAGACTTCCTGCTGGCATTGGCCTCTGTGCCGCTCTCTGTTTCTTTTAGAGATAAGGAACGCGGCACTTGGTTTATTCAGTCTTTGTGCCAAAACCTGATCAAGATGGTGCCCAG AAAATGTGACCTTGTGTCTATCCTGACCAAAGTGAATGCCGACGTCAGCCAGAAGACGGACCATACAGGCACCAAGAAGCAGATGCCTCAACCAGCCTTCTCGCTCAGAAAGAAAGTCATCTTTCCAGTTCCCCAGCATGATCCCCCTAAGCTGCCAAATGTTTGA